A single genomic interval of Festucalex cinctus isolate MCC-2025b chromosome 16, RoL_Fcin_1.0, whole genome shotgun sequence harbors:
- the ap1s1 gene encoding AP-1 complex subunit sigma-1A, with protein sequence MMRFMLLFSRQGKLRLQKWYTATAERDKKKMVRELMQIVLARKPKMCSFLEWRDLKIVYKRYASLYFCCAVEEHDNELITLEIIHRFVELLDKYFGSVCELDIIFNFEKAYFILDEFLIGGEIQDTSKKSVLKAIEQADILQEEDESPRSVLEEMGLA encoded by the exons atG ATGCGCTTCATGCTGCTGTTCAGTCGTCAGGGCAAGCTGCGGCTGCAGAAATGGTACACAGCCACGGCGGAGCGCGACAAGAAGAAGATGGTCAGAGAACTAATGCAGATCGTGCTCGCCCGCAAGCCCAAAATGTGCAGCTTTCTTGAGTGGAGGGACCTCAAGATTGTCTATAAaag GTACGCCAGCTTGTATTTCTGCTGCGCTGTGGAAGAGCACGACAACGAGCTCATCACGCTGGAAATCATCCATCGCTTTGTCGAACTCTTGGATAAATACTTTGGCAGT GTGTGCGAGCTGGACATTATCTTCAATTTTGAGAAGGCCTACTTCATCCTGGACGAGTTCCTGATAGGAGGAGAGATCCAGGACACGTCCAAGAAGAGCGTCCTCAAAGCCATCGAGCAGGCTGACATCCTGCAggag GAAGACGAGTCGCCCAGGAGCGTGCTGGAGGAGATGGGCTTGGCGTAG
- the LOC144003434 gene encoding cysteine and histidine-rich domain-containing protein 1: MALLCYNKGCGQTFDADNNKDDSCLFHPGVPIFHDALKGWSCCRKRTTDFSEFLSIKGCTHGHHSNEKPCEPLLPEVSSDKVGGKHANGQEIIYQGPKSSEKLQQERPSSDEPKTKLPVKVAASLVTALQKLDMNERAEKEKKESEGVVPGTRCKNSGCKTIYQGPETDLEVCTHHPGAPVFHEGYKYWSCCCIRTMDFNAFLDQKGCTAGKHRWVPKQDKKKVACRHDWHQTANSVVVTIYAKNANAEFSCIEANGTTISCHIQFESDKIFKRDFHLWGVISVLQSIVNMVPSKVEITLRKADQVAWGKLEDPNYKPAPEPTEDKTDRAAESRHPDWDIDDDDISDSDEEWAYDTAPAKTQAAEADGGARQTNLEDVQNFKRKEVEEEMRRAMEDKKQAEEKLEELKRQEEEEGFEEMPELE; encoded by the exons ATGGCGCTGCTGTGCTACAACAAAGGCTGCGGGCAGACATTTGATGCGGACAACAACAAAGACG ATTCCTGCCTCTTCCATCCCGGAGTCCCCATCTTCCACGATGCTTTGAAG GGTTGGTCATGCTGTCGCAAGAGGACGACTGACTTCTCCGAATTTCTCTCCATTAAG ggCTGCACCCACGGGCACCACAGCAACGAAAAGCCATGCGAACCTCTGCTGCCAGAAGTGTCGTCTGACAAAGTTGGCGGCAAACACGCCAACGGCCAGGAGATCATCTACCAGGGACCCAAATCTTCTGAAAAACTGCAGCAAGAGAGACCAAG TTCAGATGAACCCAAGACCAAATTACCAGTCAAAGTGGCGGCCTCCCTGGTGACGGCGCTGCAGAAATTGGACATGAACGAGAGGGCTGAAAAGGAGAAGAAAG AGAGCGAAGGTGTGGTACCAGGCACACGATGCAAGAATTCAGGATGCAAAACA ATCTATCAGGGCCCAGAAACTGACCTAGAGGTTTGCACTCACCATCCTGGTGCGCCGGTCTTCCACGAAGG GTACAAGTACTGGAGCTGCTGCTGCATCAGGACCATGGACTTCAACGCCTTCCTGGACCAGAAAGGCTGCACGGCCGGAAAACACCGCTGGGTCCCGAAGCAG GACAAGAAGAAGGTGGCGTGTCGACATGACTGGCACCAGACGGCAAACAGCGTCGTGGTGACCATCTACGCCAAGAACGCAAACGCAGAGTTCAGCTGCATCGAGGCCAACGGAACGACGATCTCCTGTCACATCCAGTTTGAGAGCGACAAGATCTTCAAGAGAGACTTCCACCTTTGGGGG GTCATCAGTGTCCTGCAGAGCATCGTCAACATGGTCCCGTCCAAAGTGGAGATCACCCTCCGCAAAGCCGACCAGGTGGCGTGGGGCAAACTGGAGGACCCCAACTACAAGCCCGCGCCGGAGCCCACGGAAGACAAGACCGACCGTGCCGCGGAGTCGCGACATCCTGACTGGGACATCGACGACGACGACATCAGCGACTCGGACGAGGAATGGGCCTACGACACGGCGCCGGCGAAGACGCAAGCGGCGGAGGCTGACGGAGGCGCACGACAGACCAATTTGGaagatgtgcagaatttcaagaggaaagaggtggaggaggagatgAGGAGGGCCATGGAGGACAAGAAGCAGGCTGAGGAGAAGCTGGAGGAGCTGAAAcggcaggaagaagaagagggatTTGAAGAAATGCCCGAACTGGAATGA